One stretch of Zerene cesonia ecotype Mississippi chromosome 20, Zerene_cesonia_1.1, whole genome shotgun sequence DNA includes these proteins:
- the LOC119835087 gene encoding rRNA methyltransferase 3, mitochondrial isoform X2: MTRNGRRILKRASIPTEAVPVKFKVKKPQLDIDILSDPSQPRPLTPRRKKLIVQCSKLRESIRKKQTTIRNLRSQTKRLRGKYDKAEAIVVELLRHPYLQDQLTHKYIEKKTTMFSIRSVRLYSRWMHRRPAKVIIPFEQDFNNQLKKEKVIDLEPVLVEKELKKKLDKDTEINVNRKESHKIQENIAFKNLKPIVPNDIVEKRETKIKKRNFYLSQKKVYDDNGEILFEKLKENDGRISSLLVKLKSKKERMRTNQMLVEGWRLIVDGLEAKCKLKYIIFSQIQDLHNLHPFLPNVGVQIYKVPYKEISKWSDLETPPGIFGVFEMPTVENIKRLSKPLPMVFICDNIRVPGNLGAILRVAVGAGCESVLLTKGCVDVWDPKVVRSAAGAHFRQPIYTSLDWEEIPNHLVSDSSLFIADSNVTTDYTETTDLTSNSLLSQIPVLPYYGVEFSNLKHITLVIGGETEGISEESYRLATSTNGLRLNIPLQRGVDSLNTGMAAAVIAFEIRKQFLQVWRKEKLEREKGQIT; this comes from the exons ATGACTAGGAATGGGCGCCGTATTTTAAAGAGAGCATCTATACCTACAGAAGCTGTACCG gtaaaatttaaagtaaaaaaaccgcaattagatatagatattttatcgGATCCATCACAGCCCAGACCTTTAACAccaagaagaaaaaaattaattgttcaatGTTCAAAATTAAGAGAAAGTATAAGAAAAAAGCAAACAACCATAAGAAATTTGAGATCACAAACTAAGAGATTAAGAGGAAAATATGACAAGGCTGAGGCAATTGTTGTGGAGCTGCTAAGACATCCATATTTACAAGATCAG ctcactcataaatatatagaaaagaaaaCGACAATGTTTAGCATACGTTCTGTTAGGTTATATAGCAGATGGATGCATAGAAGGCCTGCAAAAGTAATTATTCCCTTCGAACAAGactttaataatcaattaaaaaaagaaaaagttataGATTTAGAACCCGTATTAGTAGAGaaggaattgaaaaaaaaattggacaaggatactgaaataaatgtaaacagaAAAGAATCCCATAAAATTCAAGAGAacattgcttttaaaaatttaaaaccaatCGTACCAAATGATATTGTAGAAAAACGggaaacaaaaattaagaaaaggAATTTTTACCTCAGTCAGAAAAAAGTCTATGATGATAATGGTGAGATACTGTTTGAaaagttaaaagaaaatgatgGGAGAATAAG CTCACTCTTAGTTAAGTTGAAATCCAAAAAGGAACGAATGCGGACAAATCAAATGCTTGTAGAAGGTTGGCGTTTGATTGTTGACGGTTTGGAAGCTAAATGTaaactgaaatatattatattcagtcAAATTCAAGATTTACACAATCTCCATCCATTTCTTCCTAATGTTGgagtacaaatatataaagtaccaTACAAGGAAATCTCCAAGTGGTCAGATCTTGAAACTCCACCAGGAATTTTTG GTGTGTTTGAAATGCCTACTGTTGAGAATATAAAGAGGCTCTCAAAACCTCTGCCAATGGTTTTCATTTGTGACAACATTAGAGTACCCGGTAATCTGGGCGCAATACTAAGAGTAGCAGTGGGGGCCGGATGTGAATCAGTGTTGTTAACAAAAG GTTGTGTGGATGTTTGGGATCCAAAAGTTGTAAGAAGTGCAGCAGGGGCTCATTTCAGACAGCCAATATATACATCATTAGATTGGGAGGAAATACCAAACCACTTAGTATCTGATTCGTCACTATTCATAGCTGATAGTAATGTTACCACAGATTATACAGAAACAACAGATCTTACAAGTAATTCACTCTTGTCACAGATACCTGTGTTACCATATTATGGTGTTGAATTCTCCAATTTGAAACATATTACACTTGTAATAGGTGGAGAAACAGAGGGTATAAGTGAAGAAAGTTAcag ATTGGCAACGAGTACAAATGGCTTGAGGCTAAATATTCCATTACAAAGAGGTGTTGATAGTTTAAACACTGGAATGGCGGCGGCTGTGATAGcttttgaaataagaaaacagTTTCTTCAAGTATGGCGCAAAGAAAAACTCGAAAGAGAAAAGGGGCAAATCACGTAG
- the LOC119835073 gene encoding protein kintoun, protein MATGVKPRDEDSKLTRADLEVIQDAMKNKKFRDLLGEYCEEIRDPANQAVYQKEMTQLEKERGYDVTFINPKGGYVIKTSVAGDRKAFINICSNENVEKPSCKVHEENGQKGMSWQIPYSIIPPREDYSSKKERCIIYDVVFHPDTLRMGQVNKRFRDLVNKTAFDGLHKTYDIHLDQNNIRFPKSYYKGMVVPAVIRKEDPDFKPPEEDENPSTDPDVLDKLYPQHIYQENNKPSETINLNPNQTKRKSKNIDFIHTSKNGYTIPKYAIKQQKNVDFQDYTFSKDSKQYSAIPSQIVVEINLPLLSSTKDCILDVREKKLTLLSEKPAKYKLDIQLPYPVDEDSGNAKFDKTKHLLIVTLPVVKKTLHFENKGTTKIDSGVESEELSGSHSEEETKDNLIEELNSLTCEATIPSEVHNDEPSEEPFLIPSIGYTLPAYTFNVLDDIVAFTFHVKNTDPESVLVKKNSNNVQIKFSSVGSGFVPVHYAAIISFSDEVKFNDASGEAWDNNVILQLEVADKVPAEFSIGLSQDSMKKEYFDISMIKTAAKIDASEILPEIPEESVVPVVEVTNLGTETNILLSTPVQQGCHEEESKDSEDMKETDLVMSEQNKVENGAKSILHKPIPMRSFSESSYGDVASSMDYISSDCIPEESSFKKTVRFSDVIARQFYRYNSSIEGQKRKNQRRKSKKRNSERRKSESEAEDDLSNSMQSSKPRIKSALKQRRDSGLADTSDAEHENKNNMSDLDTIYNSANDTDENGNENNPSSENQDIDMPNGNTHHKSKSMGTPRKGKHEPMTCEKIKHSSNMYNPDKLNKGQYSEIKFKNDLIFDLDM, encoded by the exons ATGGCTACGGGTGTAAAACCTCGTGATGAAGACTCTAAACTTACTCGAGCTGATTTAGAAGTAATACAGGATGCTATGAAGAATAAGAAATTTCGAGATTTATTGGGTGAATATTGTGAAGAGATACGTGACCCGGCGAATCAAGCCGTGTATCAGAAAGAAATGACCCAGCTTGAAAAGGAGCGTGGTTACGACGTTACTTTTATCAATCCAAAAGGCGGTTATGTTATTAAGACCAGTGTAGCGGGCGATAGGaaagcatttattaatatttgcagTAATGAAAATGTAGAGAAACCTTCGTGTAAGGTTCACGAAGAAAATGGTCAAAAAGGTATGAGCTGGCAGATACCGTATTCAATAATACCTCCTAGAGAAGACTACAGTTCTAAAAAAGAAAGGTGTATCATATATGATGTGGTATTTCATCCCGATACCTTACGCATGGGTCAGGTAAATAAGCGTTTTCGGGACTTAGTAAATAAGACAGCTTTTGATGGACTCCATAAAACGTATGATATTCATTtagatcaaaataatattcgttttccaaaatcatattataaaggcaTGGTTGTTCCTGCTGTAATAAGAAAAGAAGATCCTGATTTTAAACCACCAGAAGAAGATGAAAATCCCAGTACTGACCCCGATGTATTGGACAAGCTTTATCCACAACATATATaccaagaaaataataaacccAGTGAAACTATTAACTTAAATCccaatcaaacaaaaagaaaatctaaaaatattgattttatacatACCAGTAAAAATGGGTATACTATACcaaaatatgcaattaaacagcaaaaaaatgttgatttCCAGGATTATACATTTAGTAAAGACAGTAAACAATATTCTGCCATCCCTAGTCAAATTGTTGTAGAAATTAATCTGCCATTATTGTCATCTACTAAAGATTGCATTTTAGATGTTCGAGAAAAAAAGTTGACCCTATTGTCTGAGAAACCTGCTAAGTATAAACTTGACATTCAGCTTCCTTACCCTGTAGATGAGGACAGTGGCAATgctaaatttgataaaacaaaacatttattgatagtAACTTTGCCAGTAGTAAAAAAGACtttacattttgaaaataaaggaACTACAAAAATTGATAGTGGTGTAGAGAGTGAAGAGCTTTCTGGGTCACATAGTGAAGAGGAGacaaaagataatttaattgaagaaTTAAACTCATTAACATGTGAAGCCACAATACCTTCAGAAGTACACAATGATGAACCAAGTGAAGAACCTTTTCTAATTCCTTCTATTGGATATACTCTTCCTGCATACACATTTAATGTATTGGATGATATTGTTGCTTTCACTTTTCATGTTAAAAACACTGATCCGGAATCAGTGCTGGTGaagaaaaattcaaacaatgtGCAAATAAAGTTTTCCTCTGTAGGTTCAGGCTTTGTTCCTGTACATTATGCTGCAATCATATCATTTTCTGATGAAGTCAAATTCAATGATGCCTCTGGTGAAGCTTGGGATAACAATGTTATCCTACAGCTTGAAGTAGCTGATAAAGTGCCAGCTGAATTTTCAATTGGTTTAAGCCAGGACTCTATGAAAAAAGAGTATTTTGATATCTCTATGATAAAGACTGCTGCAAAGATTGATGCTAGTGAAATCTTACCGGAAATTCCAGAAGAAAGCGTAGTTCCTGTCGTTGAGGTAACCAATTTGGGTACAGAAACCAATATTCTTTTATCAACTCCTGTCCAACAAGGGTGCCATGAAGAAGAGAGTAAAGACAGTGAAGATATGAAGGAAACCGATCTTGTCATGTCTGAGcaaaataaagttgaaaatgGTGCAAAAAGTATTTTGCACAAACCCATCCCAATGAGAAGTTTTTCAGAGTCGAGTTATGGAGATGTTGCATCATCTATGGATTATATAAGTTCTGATTGTATTCCAGAAGAATCAAGTTTTAAAAAGACTGTTAGATTTAGTGACGTTATAGCAAGGCAAttttatag ataCAATTCATCTATAGAAGgccaaaaaagaaaaaatcaacGTAGGAAAAGCAAAAAGAGAAATTCAGAAAGACGCAAAAGTGAGAGTGAAGCAGAAGACGATTTGTCTAATTCTATGCAG TCTTCAAAACCTCGAATAAAATCAGCGCTGAAGCAACGTCGTGACAGCGGGCTGGCAGATACTTCCGATGCTGaacatgaaaacaaaaacaacatgtCTGATTTAGATACCATCTACAATTCTGCAAATGACACAGACGAAAatggaaatgaaaataatccCAGTAGCGAAAATCAAGACATTGATATGCCCAATGGCAATACTCACCATAAAAGTAAATCTATGGGGACACCTAGAAAGGGAAAACATGAACCAATGACTTGCGAAAAAATCAAGCATAGCTCTAACATGTATAATCCGGACAAGTTAAACAAGGGCCAATATTCggaaataaagtttaaaaatgatCT
- the LOC119835087 gene encoding rRNA methyltransferase 3, mitochondrial isoform X1: MNQCSVLNCGVNVINNPNKETFHRFPVESIYKEKWIRVINRGDWAPNKYSVICSKHFKEECFMTRNGRRILKRASIPTEAVPVKFKVKKPQLDIDILSDPSQPRPLTPRRKKLIVQCSKLRESIRKKQTTIRNLRSQTKRLRGKYDKAEAIVVELLRHPYLQDQLTHKYIEKKTTMFSIRSVRLYSRWMHRRPAKVIIPFEQDFNNQLKKEKVIDLEPVLVEKELKKKLDKDTEINVNRKESHKIQENIAFKNLKPIVPNDIVEKRETKIKKRNFYLSQKKVYDDNGEILFEKLKENDGRISSLLVKLKSKKERMRTNQMLVEGWRLIVDGLEAKCKLKYIIFSQIQDLHNLHPFLPNVGVQIYKVPYKEISKWSDLETPPGIFGVFEMPTVENIKRLSKPLPMVFICDNIRVPGNLGAILRVAVGAGCESVLLTKGCVDVWDPKVVRSAAGAHFRQPIYTSLDWEEIPNHLVSDSSLFIADSNVTTDYTETTDLTSNSLLSQIPVLPYYGVEFSNLKHITLVIGGETEGISEESYRLATSTNGLRLNIPLQRGVDSLNTGMAAAVIAFEIRKQFLQVWRKEKLEREKGQIT; this comes from the exons ATGAATCAATGTTCTGTATTAAATTGTGgtgttaatgttattaacaACCCAAATAAAGAGACTTTTCATAG ATTTCCTGTGGAgtcaatttataaagaaaaatggaTAAGAGTTATAAATCGAGGGGACTGGGCACCTAACAAATATTCAGTCATATGcagtaaacattttaaagaagAATGCTTTATGACTAGGAATGGGCGCCGTATTTTAAAGAGAGCATCTATACCTACAGAAGCTGTACCG gtaaaatttaaagtaaaaaaaccgcaattagatatagatattttatcgGATCCATCACAGCCCAGACCTTTAACAccaagaagaaaaaaattaattgttcaatGTTCAAAATTAAGAGAAAGTATAAGAAAAAAGCAAACAACCATAAGAAATTTGAGATCACAAACTAAGAGATTAAGAGGAAAATATGACAAGGCTGAGGCAATTGTTGTGGAGCTGCTAAGACATCCATATTTACAAGATCAG ctcactcataaatatatagaaaagaaaaCGACAATGTTTAGCATACGTTCTGTTAGGTTATATAGCAGATGGATGCATAGAAGGCCTGCAAAAGTAATTATTCCCTTCGAACAAGactttaataatcaattaaaaaaagaaaaagttataGATTTAGAACCCGTATTAGTAGAGaaggaattgaaaaaaaaattggacaaggatactgaaataaatgtaaacagaAAAGAATCCCATAAAATTCAAGAGAacattgcttttaaaaatttaaaaccaatCGTACCAAATGATATTGTAGAAAAACGggaaacaaaaattaagaaaaggAATTTTTACCTCAGTCAGAAAAAAGTCTATGATGATAATGGTGAGATACTGTTTGAaaagttaaaagaaaatgatgGGAGAATAAG CTCACTCTTAGTTAAGTTGAAATCCAAAAAGGAACGAATGCGGACAAATCAAATGCTTGTAGAAGGTTGGCGTTTGATTGTTGACGGTTTGGAAGCTAAATGTaaactgaaatatattatattcagtcAAATTCAAGATTTACACAATCTCCATCCATTTCTTCCTAATGTTGgagtacaaatatataaagtaccaTACAAGGAAATCTCCAAGTGGTCAGATCTTGAAACTCCACCAGGAATTTTTG GTGTGTTTGAAATGCCTACTGTTGAGAATATAAAGAGGCTCTCAAAACCTCTGCCAATGGTTTTCATTTGTGACAACATTAGAGTACCCGGTAATCTGGGCGCAATACTAAGAGTAGCAGTGGGGGCCGGATGTGAATCAGTGTTGTTAACAAAAG GTTGTGTGGATGTTTGGGATCCAAAAGTTGTAAGAAGTGCAGCAGGGGCTCATTTCAGACAGCCAATATATACATCATTAGATTGGGAGGAAATACCAAACCACTTAGTATCTGATTCGTCACTATTCATAGCTGATAGTAATGTTACCACAGATTATACAGAAACAACAGATCTTACAAGTAATTCACTCTTGTCACAGATACCTGTGTTACCATATTATGGTGTTGAATTCTCCAATTTGAAACATATTACACTTGTAATAGGTGGAGAAACAGAGGGTATAAGTGAAGAAAGTTAcag ATTGGCAACGAGTACAAATGGCTTGAGGCTAAATATTCCATTACAAAGAGGTGTTGATAGTTTAAACACTGGAATGGCGGCGGCTGTGATAGcttttgaaataagaaaacagTTTCTTCAAGTATGGCGCAAAGAAAAACTCGAAAGAGAAAAGGGGCAAATCACGTAG
- the LOC119835087 gene encoding rRNA methyltransferase 3, mitochondrial isoform X3, whose translation MNQCSVLNCGVNVINNPNKETFHRFPVESIYKEKWIRVINRGDWAPNKYSVICSKHFKEECFMTRNGRRILKRASIPTEAVPLTHKYIEKKTTMFSIRSVRLYSRWMHRRPAKVIIPFEQDFNNQLKKEKVIDLEPVLVEKELKKKLDKDTEINVNRKESHKIQENIAFKNLKPIVPNDIVEKRETKIKKRNFYLSQKKVYDDNGEILFEKLKENDGRISSLLVKLKSKKERMRTNQMLVEGWRLIVDGLEAKCKLKYIIFSQIQDLHNLHPFLPNVGVQIYKVPYKEISKWSDLETPPGIFGVFEMPTVENIKRLSKPLPMVFICDNIRVPGNLGAILRVAVGAGCESVLLTKGCVDVWDPKVVRSAAGAHFRQPIYTSLDWEEIPNHLVSDSSLFIADSNVTTDYTETTDLTSNSLLSQIPVLPYYGVEFSNLKHITLVIGGETEGISEESYRLATSTNGLRLNIPLQRGVDSLNTGMAAAVIAFEIRKQFLQVWRKEKLEREKGQIT comes from the exons ATGAATCAATGTTCTGTATTAAATTGTGgtgttaatgttattaacaACCCAAATAAAGAGACTTTTCATAG ATTTCCTGTGGAgtcaatttataaagaaaaatggaTAAGAGTTATAAATCGAGGGGACTGGGCACCTAACAAATATTCAGTCATATGcagtaaacattttaaagaagAATGCTTTATGACTAGGAATGGGCGCCGTATTTTAAAGAGAGCATCTATACCTACAGAAGCTGTACCG ctcactcataaatatatagaaaagaaaaCGACAATGTTTAGCATACGTTCTGTTAGGTTATATAGCAGATGGATGCATAGAAGGCCTGCAAAAGTAATTATTCCCTTCGAACAAGactttaataatcaattaaaaaaagaaaaagttataGATTTAGAACCCGTATTAGTAGAGaaggaattgaaaaaaaaattggacaaggatactgaaataaatgtaaacagaAAAGAATCCCATAAAATTCAAGAGAacattgcttttaaaaatttaaaaccaatCGTACCAAATGATATTGTAGAAAAACGggaaacaaaaattaagaaaaggAATTTTTACCTCAGTCAGAAAAAAGTCTATGATGATAATGGTGAGATACTGTTTGAaaagttaaaagaaaatgatgGGAGAATAAG CTCACTCTTAGTTAAGTTGAAATCCAAAAAGGAACGAATGCGGACAAATCAAATGCTTGTAGAAGGTTGGCGTTTGATTGTTGACGGTTTGGAAGCTAAATGTaaactgaaatatattatattcagtcAAATTCAAGATTTACACAATCTCCATCCATTTCTTCCTAATGTTGgagtacaaatatataaagtaccaTACAAGGAAATCTCCAAGTGGTCAGATCTTGAAACTCCACCAGGAATTTTTG GTGTGTTTGAAATGCCTACTGTTGAGAATATAAAGAGGCTCTCAAAACCTCTGCCAATGGTTTTCATTTGTGACAACATTAGAGTACCCGGTAATCTGGGCGCAATACTAAGAGTAGCAGTGGGGGCCGGATGTGAATCAGTGTTGTTAACAAAAG GTTGTGTGGATGTTTGGGATCCAAAAGTTGTAAGAAGTGCAGCAGGGGCTCATTTCAGACAGCCAATATATACATCATTAGATTGGGAGGAAATACCAAACCACTTAGTATCTGATTCGTCACTATTCATAGCTGATAGTAATGTTACCACAGATTATACAGAAACAACAGATCTTACAAGTAATTCACTCTTGTCACAGATACCTGTGTTACCATATTATGGTGTTGAATTCTCCAATTTGAAACATATTACACTTGTAATAGGTGGAGAAACAGAGGGTATAAGTGAAGAAAGTTAcag ATTGGCAACGAGTACAAATGGCTTGAGGCTAAATATTCCATTACAAAGAGGTGTTGATAGTTTAAACACTGGAATGGCGGCGGCTGTGATAGcttttgaaataagaaaacagTTTCTTCAAGTATGGCGCAAAGAAAAACTCGAAAGAGAAAAGGGGCAAATCACGTAG